Below is a window of Lebetimonas sp. JH292 DNA.
CAGAAGGCATTGAAAGAAGTAGAAAAAGAACTTTATAAGGTAGCATAGTTTATGAAAGAAAATCAAATCATCATATACGTTTCTTTGATGGCAAAGGACGGAACAGTTTGGATGAATCAAAATCAATTGGCCGAACTTTTTGCCACCACAAAACAAAATATCAGCCTGCACATTCAAAATATTCTGAAAGAAGGAGAGTTAGACGAACTTTCAGTTGTCAAGGAATACTTGACAGGAACTCAATTTAGAATTTGGGCAAATCGAAACTTAAAAGAGTATATGGTCAAAGGGTAATGGATGACGAACGCCTGAAAAATCCTGATGGCAGACCCGATTATTTTGATGAACTATTGGAGCGTATTCGTGAAATACAAAGCTACTCAAATGTTTTTTACCGAAACACAAAATAAGTTGCTATTTGCCGTTACCGGACAAACTGCTGCAGAAATAATCGTTTCGCGTGCCAATGCCAACAAACCAAATATGGCACTTACTTCCTGGAGATGTGAAATGGTTAGAAAACAAGATATTTATATTGCAAAAAATTTAACAAAAGATGAGATTGATACGCTTAACAGGCCGAATTAAGAGCAAAAAACAGACAAGATATTACAATAGATTTTTGGCGGGAAAATGTAGATAAGATACTGGAATTAAACGATAAACAAATTCTTAATTATAAAGGCAAAATATCAAACGATGAAAAACAAAATAAAGACGAAAACAATTAAAAAAGAGTATCTCTGGCGATGCTCAACGATTAGAGCAATTGGGTTGGATGTTGTTTTTAAAAATAATGGACGACAAAGACCAAGAACTTGAAATCATAAAAGATGGTAATTCCTGAAAAATTTCAATGGAGAAATTGGGCAAGCGACCCCGAAGGAATTACAGGCGATGAACTTTTGAATTTTATAGACAGCAATGCCCAAAACGATAAAGAACTGTTTACAACATTACGAGAACTGACAAGCATTAAAAACCCAACTTAACGAAATTGACTTTAATAATTCGGAAGACAAGCATATTGTTGATAATATTTACGAAAGCATTTTACGAATTGCGTGATGCAGGAAACAAAGGCGAATATTACACACCAACCCGAAATTGGGCGAAAAAGTGCTTGACCGTTGATGAAGAATATATTTTGCAACTTAAACCAGTTGCTTATGTTTTGGGCTTAACCAATTTGATTTTGCACGAAATGGATGTTCCCGATTATGTATATAAAGACAGTTTAAAAACAGAATACAACAGCATTGGAAGAAAAGACCAAGTGGATGTAATTGCCGACTTGTTTGTGATTTTAATGTTACAACTATTAAAACCCAAAGGACGGGCTGTTATTGTTTTGCCCGATGGCTCAATTACCGGTGATGGTGTAAAAAAATTTATTGTTTTTTGAAAAAGGAAGCCCTACAAAAGAGATTTGGTATTACGAACACCGCTTACCCAAAGGACAAAAATCTTACAGCAAAACAAAACCAATAAGATTTGATGAATTTAAACGAGTGGTGGAACAACCGTAAAGAAAGCGAGGTAGCTTGGAAAGTAAGCCGAGGCAATAACCATTTTTCAGAATTCATTGAATAGGATGAATGATATAAAACAAGCTATTTTACAGCAAGCCATACAAGGCAAACTAACCAAAGATTGGCGAAAACAAAACCCGGATGTTGAACCGGCAAGCGAACTTTTAAAAGCATAAAAGCAGAAAAAGAAAAACTCATAAAAAAGAAAAAAATCCGCAAAGAAAAACCGCTACCGCCAATCACACAAGAGGTGAAATAGCAATCGTAATGAGTGATGTTCCTAATGGACGGGCTTTAAGTCGCTGTTTTTTAATTGACGAAAACGATAAATACTCTCTAAATCACCATAAATACTTAATTAAAGTATTAGATAGAAATAAATATTATTTATCTTTCATGGTGGATAGAGGTGAAAATATTGACAATATGCCTGTTATTCATCCGCAAGCCAGAAGATTGATAAAGCTGTATGATAAAATAAATAAAACAATAAATGAAATCCAAATCCAAAAAGCTCAAACAATCCATTTTACAAGAAGCTATACAAGGTAAGTTAACGGCCGACTGGCGAAAACAAAACCCTAATATTGAACCTGCAAGCGAACTTTTAAAACATAAAAACAGAAAAAGAAAAAATGGTTGGGTTTGGTGTTATATAAGTGAATTAGCAGAATTATACACTGGTAACAGTATAAATAAATCAGAAAAAGAAGCTAAATATACAAAACAACAAAAAGGGTTAATTTATATTGGGACAAAAGATGTAGAATTTAATATGAGAGGAATAAACTATAATCCTACAAAAGAATTAGAAAAATTCAAAATTGCACCTAAAAATACAGTATTGATTTGTATTGAAGGTGGTAGTTCTGGTAAAAAAATCGGTATTACCGCACAAGATGTATGAAATACCATAAATGAAGTAAATTTTAAAATATCTATATTTTGTATAACTCTCCACATTTTAAATCTGAATTTAATAAACAAAGAGAAAGGGTTAAGAGGAGGTGTATCTGTAAATTCATTTAAAAATATTAAAATTGCCCTTCCCCCGCTTGCCGAACAAAAAGCCATAGTTGAAAAATGGAAGAAGAGATACTAAAAAGCGAAAAAAATGCCGAAATAAGGAAAAGTGATTGCTGATATTTCTACATCCACACTGTAATTTAGAATGGGCAACTTCACCAATAGATGTTTTTATATACAAAGATGCAACTGGTATTCAGAAATTTATAGAAGAAGCAAAAAAGAAGTGATGATGTAGATGAAGAAAGGCTTATGACCCTATTGATGAATTTACATTTGATGATTTATCCAAATATGAAAATTCTGAAATTTTAAAAACAAAGATTGTCGGTAAAGAAGATATTGAAATTGGTAAGCTAATACATAAACTTGATAATACCAACAGTAAATGAAATTAACAAGATTTTAAAGCTATTTGGTTTTACAAATTTTATGCTTGAAGAGGGTATTTTTATCATATGTTAAGAGGTAGCACAAATGATACAGGAGTTGGGGATAAAATTGTAGTAAATGTAAAAAACGGAACTAATGGAATAAAACAGATTTTCATACTTACGCACAATGTTTACTTCTTCAAAGAAGTTACTTTTAAAGGTGGTGGAAATAATCAACGAGTTTTAATCCATTACCTACTTCAATATTTTGGGAGGCCTTGATTATGAAGATGCAATAAGTAAATTTGAAGGGGAAAAACAGATAATTTGCAAATCTCTTATTTCGTGGGATATACAGTAAATCAGCCGTTAATCGAAACCCTGATATCTTGGGTAAAATCAGGAGAAATAGCAATTCCCGAAATTCAAAGGCCTTTTGTATGGAGTTCTACGAAAGTCAGAGATTTGATGGGTATCAAGGTTATCCAATCGGATATATCATTGCTTGGAGAAACCCAAACATTAAACTCAAAGACGGTTTATCATAAGAAAAAAAGACTTTAACACCTGCTATTGCAAAAGACAAAAAATGGGTAGATGATATTTCAACTGTTTTTAACGGTAATTTATTCGATATAGTTGGAAACTATTTAGAGAGGATAAATTAAAAATTCAGACAGTTTTTCAGGATTTGATAAATATTCCCAAAAAACAGATTGGGCTTATAGAATTAAGCGGACATCTCGATATTGAAAAGGTAACAGAAATCTTTATCCGAATTAATAGTCAGGGTGTTGAATTAAGTCAGGCAGATTTTGTTATGTCAAAAATTGCAGCAAATGAAGAATATGGCGGTAATCTTTTGCGAAAAGCAATAGATTATTTTAGCCATTTAGCGATTGCTCCTGAATTTTATTCTCATATTGCTGAATATATGATCCAACCTACAAAGATATTTTAAGAGTTGCATTTACATTCAAATTCAACGTAAAGAACTTTATTAACGAAACAAATTTTAAAAGATTTTTAATGATTATAAAATCCGCAGGTTTTGTTGATAATAGATTGATTAGATCTGTAAATGCGATGATCTGCTTTAATTGAAAAATATGTAAAAAAATGGTTTGTCCTTACTGATATTCCGGTTCCCCTGAAAGCAGATTTGATTTTGACATAAAAAATATTTCTTTGGAATGCAGAATTAATTCAAAGATTAAATACTTCAAGTTCTACAAGTCCTGTATTTAACGTTTTTTCAATGCTATTTTAATAATAAAGGTTTTTTATCGAAAGATATTACCGTAAAAAACTTGATTGAACAAAGAGGTGATGTTCACCATATTTTTCCAAGAGACTTATTGAAAAAGAAAGGTCTGACAAGAGGACATTGAAGATACTTTAAAATATCAAAAATTTTTAATACAAAGATAATATATTTTCAACTTTCAAGTATTTAATTCAATTGTTCGCTCTTTTTAAATTCATAAACAGGCTCTTTTTTACTGCCTAAAATAAAATCTTTTGTAATAATAATATAAAACAGGAAGCATTATTTCTTCTTCAAAAACAAGCTCTATTCCGTCCATGTCAAAAAACGCCCGGTATTGTTTTATTATCAAATATTTTTGTTTTATTTTACAAATGCACCACCGCATATAAATAAAATATGGGATGTGTTTATTAAAACAGTGTCGGAATTGCTTTTTTTATTACCTTTTACAGGCACATACACATCAGAGCCTTCCAGTATTTTTAAAAGTCCCTGCTGCACTCCTTCTCCTGAAACATCCCTTCCTATGGCGGCACTTTCACTTTTTTTTGCAAGTTTGTCTATTTCGTCAATATATATGATGCCTTTTTGTGCAAATTCTACAATTGTAATTTGCCGCAACCAAAAGCCTTGATAATATACCCCCCACATATCCGGCTTCTGTTAAAGAAGTCGCATCCGCAATGGCAAACGGGTGTTTTTGCAAGAAGCGTTTTTCCGCTGCCTGTCGGGCCTATCAGCATAATATTGCTTTTTTCGAGTTCTATGTCATTATATACAGGGTTTTCAATTCTTTTGTAATGGTTATACAGGGCAACTGCCAGTATTTTTTTGGCTTTTTCCTGTCCAATTATATATTTGTCAAGATGTCCCACAATTTTTTCTTTTCTTGAAGGTAGTTTGCTTTTTGAAGCACTTTACATGTTTTTACACATTCGCTGCAAATTGTTGACTTTTCAGTGGAAAACATTTTTTCCACTTCGCTCTGTTTTCTTCCGCAAAACGAACATATTTTTTCGTTATCCATATTAAACCTTTCTTCCAGAGATATCGGAATATGTGTTAAATTATGTCTTTTTAAAAATTTTTCCTCTTTTTTACTAAGAGGGGGTTCTTTTACATAATATCCTCCATCTAAATCCAAAGTCAGTTCATTTGCCACCATCCTTTCTGTGTCTTTTGAAAAATCAGCACCTAAAAAAAGATATTTTTTGCCTTTTCTGTATTTTTTTAAAAAAGCGGGAACCGCAAATCCGCCCATGACTTCTGTAATCCAATCTACATAATCCGTCGAACCCATAGGTTTAAAAAAAATGTTTCGTGCGTTTTTCAGCTCTTCATCATCGGTTTTTATATACTGCTTTGTTTGTATTTCCTACAATAAGTATATGATTTAAATTTACAATTTCTTTGTGTATTTCCGTAGGCTCAAACGGTTTGGAATATATCCAGTTTGTCAGCTGTTGGATATATTCATAACCTCTTCTTTGTTCCAAATGCATAGCTGCTCTTGAAAATTCATACATTAGTCTCGGAAAATAAGTGAATCGGAATCATAAGGCATCTGCTCGCCCTCTTTTGTTTTAACATTTTTAAAAATTCCTATACCCAAATAAGGAACTGTTTTATTTTCTTTAATCTCTTTTTTTATGTTTTTAATTAATTCTTTCATATTCCTTTATTGTTATAAATCTCTTTTGAAGAGATTATTTTTCTTTTTAGTTTTTCTAAATTAAATTTTTGATAAACATCATCAGGATCATAATATATTGCCCCGTCTTTTGATATTAAAATGAGCGCTTTTGTAATAGTTTCCTTATCTTCCATTTTAATTGTTAAACCGTAAATGTCTGAGAATTCATTATCTTTATCAAACAGGACAATAACTGTTATATATTTTGAAACCTTATAAAAAGCATGGTTATTATAAGCTGAGTATCAAATTCAACCGGGATTGAATTTTTATCATATAAAGAAGCGGTATATCTTCCAAATAATAAAATTTATTTTTATATTTTATTTTCAAAACTGCTCCTTTTTTTATGTATATGCAATATTTATTCTATTGTTTAGAACGTTTTAAATAAGGAGAAAAAAATGAATTCAACAAACAAAAATTTTTTACCGGAAGATATAAAAGAAAAAATAAACAACCATCCGTGTTACTGTGAAGATGCACATCATCATTATGCCCGTATTCATGCGGCTGTGGCTCCTGCATGTAATATTCAGTGCAATTACTGCAACAGAAAATACGACTGTTCTAATGAAAGCCGCCCCGGTGTTACAAGTGAGAGAATGACTCCCGAAGAAGCGATAAAAAAAGTACTTTATGTGGGGGGAGAGGTTCAGCGTCTGAGTGTTTTGGGTATTGCAGGCCCGGGTGACGCCCTTGCAAATCCGAAAAACACATTTGAAACTTTCAGGCTGGTCAGGGAAAAAACGCCTGATCTTAAACTCTGCCTTTCAACAAACGGGCTGGCTCTTCCTGATTATGTGGATGAACTTGTAAAATACGGGGTTGATCATGTCACCGTTACAATAAACAGCTGTTGATGAAACAGGGGAAATAGGTTCAAAAATATATTCCTGGGTTTATTACGACCATAAAAGACATTTTGGTATTCTGCTTCAAAGACAGCTTGAGGGTATTAAAAAATGTGTGGAAAAGGGTATTTTAATTAAAGCCAATTCCGTTTTAATTCCGGGAATAAACGATAAGCATCTTCCAAGTTGCAAAAAAATTAAAAGAAATGGGGGTGTTTTTACACAATATATATAAGCCTGCGGTGTGGATGTAAGGCTTATGAAACACTGCAGACAGTGCAGGGCCGATGCCGTGGGTCTTATAGAAAGCAAGAAAAGAAGCGAAAAACAAGATAGAAGAATTTAGAAAAATCCTTGAAAAGGCAAATGAAAGAGCAAGGGAACTTGAAGAAAATCTAAGCTCAGAGAATAAAACCATTTTAGTTGCCGTT
It encodes the following:
- a CDS encoding type I restriction-modification system subunit M, which gives rise to MIIFTKAFYELRDAGNKGEYYTPTRNWAKKCLTVDEEYILQLKPVAYVLGLTNLILHEMDVPDYVYKDSLKTEYNSIGRKDQVDVIADLFVILMLQLLKPKGRAVIVLPDGSITGDGVKKFIVF
- a CDS encoding restriction endonuclease subunit S; protein product: MSIFCITLHILNLNLINKEKGLRGGVSVNSFKNIKIALPPLAEQKAIVEKWKKRY
- a CDS encoding radical SAM protein codes for the protein MNSTNKNFLPEDIKEKINNHPCYCEDAHHHYARIHAAVAPACNIQCNYCNRKYDCSNESRPGVTSERMTPEEAIKKVLYVGGEVQRLSVLGIAGPGDALANPKNTFETFRLVREKTPDLKLCLSTNGLALPDYVDELVKYGVDHVTVTINSC